A stretch of Triticum aestivum cultivar Chinese Spring chromosome 1D, IWGSC CS RefSeq v2.1, whole genome shotgun sequence DNA encodes these proteins:
- the LOC123180179 gene encoding protein FAR1-RELATED SEQUENCE 7 — MKEEEKEKAPPHPHAHGAADAAPPPRARLGDEHGSASVYRVGALEKAIAGFAQRETEAVVNPTVGSFFVSLDEAYEFYNIYSWESGFGVRYGASSMDSHGTKCVQQFVCVCEGKPSKDSDSFCRCECKASILLLRSRDGGWRVCEHQVGHNHPLSKMCAQRSSWRSHSSIDKNTRGLIRQLRENNVPHIDDNDAKNPLSDDIQKTEETFARIKAKDPTFGYTGLQLDSNWRVRPLLWTSGQSLQYQYFGDVIMFDTTYRSDKYGTPFGLFVGVNNNFETILLGGVLMINEKTESYKWVLSQFFQLMGREHPKTILTDRCEAIAEAVLEVLPSTTHRWFKWNVLRRAKDYLGFHYTKTSSFRVGLHKILNDMLTADEFERAWAMLLEKHGLENHPFLKEIYEVRHKWVKAYFSDTFCATLTSTQKSESAKHFLKQHGVPRDCSMELFAEQYEKLRSDQQPDYGFPEQSTTMDEIALRTNLPIEKHASEVYTRPVYEQFVQAIRESEPYVVEAVIPNLRYTARCPSSESREKWSRVQYEVNVREDGEAFMCVCKQFEHTGMLCCHAVKVMIHLGVREIPRLHVMPRWTAKPLQCQMHCRGEPRTDTCQQCRHSAMHDQFIDLARLACEDDRCYEIVMRGIGKLNRELAAAEAVPCRRRNKPASRKPRRKR; from the exons atgaaggaggaggagaaggagaaggcgcCGCCGCACCCGCATGCCCAtggcgccgccgacgccgcccctccccctag GGCGCGACTCGGAGATGAACATGGATCTGCTTCTGTGTATCGTGTTGGTGCCCTGGAAAAGGCGATCGCAGGGTTTGCGCAGAGGGAAACTGAGGCCGTGGTCAATCCTACTGTCGGGAGTTTCTTTGTTTCTCTTGACGAGGCTTATGAATTCTACAACATCTATTCTTGGGAATCTGGTTTCGGAGTTAGGTATGGAGCGAGTAGTATGGATTCTCATGGAACTAAATGCGTACAGCAATTTGTTTGCGTGTGTGAG GGTAAACCGTCCAAGGACAGCGATTCTTTTTGTCGGTGTGAATGCAAAGCGTCAATTCTTTTGCTGAGATCCAGAGACGGCGGATGGCGTGTGTGTGAGCATCAAGTTGGGCATAACCATCCACTTTCTAAGATGTGTGCGCAGAGGTCATCTTGGCGGTCTCATAGTAGTATTGACAAGAACACAAGGGGCTTGATTCGTCAACTAAGGGAAAACAATGTGCCACACATTGATGATAATGATGCAAAGAATCCGCTGTCTGATGATATCCAGAAGACAGAGGAAACCTTTGCTAGGATCAAAGCAAAGGATCCAACATTTGGTTATACTGGTTTGCAGCTTGATAGTAACTGGAGAGTAAGGCCACTACTCTGGACCAGTGGCCAGAGCCTTCAGTACCAATACTTTGGGGATGTGATTATGTTCGACACCACCTACAGATCGGACAAGTATGGGACGCCGTTCGGCCTTTTTGTTGGAGTCAACAACAACTTTGAGACCATATTGCTTGGTGGGGTGCTGATGATAAACGAGAAAACGGAGAGCTACAAATGGGTGCTCAGTCAGTTCTTCCAATTAATGGGTAGGGAACACCCCAAAACTATACTGACCG ATCGCTGCGAGGCAATTGCGGAAGCCGTTTTGGAGGTACTGCCATCCACCACACACAGATGGTTCAAGTGGAATGTGCTTCGCAGGGCAAAGGACTACCTTGGTTTCCATTACACCAAAACAAGTAGCTTCCGAGTGGGGCTCCACAAAATTCTGAACGACATGCTGACGGCTgatgagtttgagagagcatgggCGATGCTGCTGGAGAAGCATGGATTGGAGAATCATCCATTTCTGAAGGAGATCTATGAGGTGCGGCACAAGTGGGTTAAGGCATACTTCAGCGACACATTCTGTGCTACACTGACCAGCACACAAAAGAGCGAGAGCGCGAAACACTTTCTGAAACAACATGGCGTTCCACGGGATTGCTCAATGGAGCTTTTCGCCGAACAGTACGAGAAACTGCGGTCTGATCAGCAACCGGACTATGGGTTTCCGGAGCAGAGTACTACTATG GATGAGATTGCTCTGAGAACAAATCTACCGATCGAGAAGCACGCCAGCGAGGTGTACACAAGACCGGTGTACGAACAGTTTGTGCAAGCCATACGCGAATCCGAGCCTTACGTGGTGGAGGCAGTCATCCCCAACCTGAGGTACACAGCACGGTGTCCCAGCAGTGAATCTAGGGAGAAATGGTCTAGGGTGCAATATGAGGTGAATGTTAGAGAAGACGGCGAAGCGTTCATGTGCGTGTGCAAGCAATTCGAGCACACGGGGATGCTCTGCTGCCATGCTGTCAAG GTGATGATCCACCTGGGCGTGCGTGAAATACCAAGGTTACACGTCATGCCACGCTGGACAGCCAAGCCGCTCCAGTGCCAGATGCACTGCCGCGGTGAACCTCGGACGGACACGTGCCAGCAATGCAGGCACTCCGCGATGCATGACCAGTTCATAGACCTAGCGCGCCTAGCCTGTGAGGATGATCGGTGCTACGAGATCGTCATGAGGGGCATCGGCAAACTGAACAGAGAATTGGCCGCAGCAGAGGCCGTGCCCTGCCGCCGCAGGAACAAGCCGGCGTCACGGAAGCCGAGGAGGAAGCGTTGA